CAATCGGTCGCTTAGGTGAACTCCGCTGAGATGCCAATACAAAGACCGAACAAATGGAGTGTGTTTCAAGTACTGGAGCACTTATGGTTGACTGAAAAGAGCGCTGTTGCTGGAATTAACGAGGTTCGAGTGGAGTGTCTTGTAGCCTCATCATCAGGTACGGCACGTACTACCGCAACATCATCCACGTACACCCTGTCGTTTTCGATATGCGACGCTAGCTCCTCGACTAACACGAACTGATTCGGGAAGCTTTCACGCACCTTGGACCACTTCATCCCCAACCTCTCCTCCGTCAGCTCTTCTGACCTAAATGTACCGCATTCTTGCAATCACCGTGATACCTTCTGGCACCGGCAGTCAGCCAGAAGTGCAGGTCTGCGTGGATGATGAAAGGTTGTCCTAGGTCCCTGTACAGGTTCTCGAGGAAGGGCTCAACCTTCTCGATGACATGCTCCAGCAGCTCGACCCGCTGAGGAGTACACAACTGCCTGAACTCGGGAGTGACACTAATTCACATCTGATGTCCCGAGCATAGACCGAGCCTCGTATTCATATTTATAGAAATCAAGGTGCATCCAACTGCTTCGCCACTTCCCTCGCTCTCTAGCCTGCAAGGACATATTCGGTCCTTTGCCTTCTGGGTCACACAACACAACCCAATCCTGTTCCGCAGGCTCTCGTGGAACGTACTTCAGTGCAGACTGACAATTGGAAGGATGAAATTTGGCAGCCCAATGCACACAACATAAGCCGACGAGGTTTCGAGCTTTCTTGTTTATTTTCTGGATTTTTCAGGTTGATCTTGATACATTTCTTAGAACGCCTTCCTTGTAAAAGTATTTCCACGCATCGCCCGTACTCGAACCAAATCCCAAGCAAATGACCATAGCTTTTTTCATTGTCTCACCTCCAAAACATTAACTTACGATGCACCCTCGCCGTACTTCCCATACCAAAGCACAATTGCGTCGCCACGAACAGAGTCAAACGAACCGGTAAACCCATGGTTTGCGCCTTTCACGAGATCGAATCGAACCCGGTTTGTGATCTGCCTTCATGTCGTGATACAGGGCTTGTACCGTTTGCCATTGAATGGTTTGGTCACCGGTGCCTTGCAGTAGCAAAGTCGGAGCGGATATATTCCGATAATTAATGGATTCCTCCTGATAGATAGGCTGGCTGGGATCGAACGGACCATAATCGTTTGTTATCGCAATATATATTCCTTTGGTATGTGGGATTGCGCTTTGTTGGTTCGACAGGTACCACTGCGTGAACACATTGGCGCCGACGTAGGGACTCGTCGCAATCACTGATCGAATATCCGATTGTTCACTAGCCACCTTGAGTACGACACCCCCGCCCATGGAAGTTCCATCCAGATAGATATGACCTTTGATCACTTTGTATCTGGACTGGATCGCTTTAGTGGCGTTTATCGTGTCCGTGGCGTTTTCTGCGATTCCAGAAACTGGTCCATCGCTGTCTCCGTATCCGCGATACATTGGGACAACCGTAATGGCGTTCTTGCGGGCAAACCCAAGCGCCGCGGGTCCAACGCCGAATGTATTCACATGCGTGATCGGAACGGGCGTAACCCATCCTCCATGGCACTGCACATACAGGGGATAGCTGCCCGACTGTTGTGGCACCGAAACATATGCGACGACGGGAATGTTTTGACTCCAATACGTCATTTTATAAGCGTTTAAAGAGGTGTAGAAGTCTGGGATACTACGCGCATTCAATGGGGTCAATGAAATAATCTGTCTATCAGGATGTTTGCTGGTTGCACCGCTTGTCCCAAGGCTGATTTTACCTCCGTCAAGTACATTATTCGGTATGGACACAGGCATAGGTTGATGTTGGTAGGATTCGCTGAGATCAATCTTTGTCGGTTTTGATGGACTATTTGCATAGGCAATATTCCAAGTTCCATCCGTCACAACCCACGAACCCTGTTCTTTGGTCAATGTGAGTTTTACCGCTTCATTGTTGAAGGGAACACCTGAATAGCTGATATAGCGGGTCGACAATGTCCAGATGTACGGGTCTTGTCCAACCATCACCCGATGCAACGCCTGTGACACAACACTAAAAAATGTTGCGCGATATGAATCAACAGGAACAATCGTGAACATAAGTTTATTGGCTCCCGCTTCCTGTACCTCAAACGTTTTGAACAATGAATGAATTTGATTGACACTCCAGTTGCTCCACCCTGACGAACTTCCTCCCGGTTCTGGTAGACTGACCGTCTTCCAACGGCCCGCTTGTGCGTAGAAGAGCACGTTTGCGGACTCGTAAATTCTTGGAGCGCTGTCTTGCTCAATCTTCGCTGTCACTCCGTCGACTTGAATCGTTTGTTGGATTTGGCTCGGCAATGTTGTTCCAAGATAGCTCTGAGGGACCGATGAGTGACCTGATACTTGAATCTGTGTGTATTTTTGTTGACTTGCAGATGTCAGGGCATTTTTGAGAATGGAAAGGTCTTGTTGATTGCTAGTAGAAGGGGCTGGTGATGTTGGGGGGTGCTGCGTAGTACAACCTGACACCATAAGCGAAAGTGCAAAACAGCTTCCTAGTGTAATTGACGTGAACCGATGACGCATTATAATGCCTCCCTTTCCAAGGAGATAATGGTATAACTAGTTTACTGAGCATCAACTCAAGGTGCATCCTCCCCGTACTTTGCATACTAATCTGACGGTACTTTGCACCTCTACAGAGTGAGTGAGAGCCTGCCTTGTAAGACAAGTCACGGTCTGCGTAGAATGAACCAAATAATTATTGGAATTAAGATATTCGGAACGGAAATACATAGAAATCCAACGGCATCTTTGTTTGCTATGCTGATTTGGGTTTCTATGACGTGCGGGTTATCGTGATAAAGCTCTTGAAATCGCCGTCTGGTAAATATCGAACCACCGCCGACACCTGCCGGCAGCCAAAGGCTCATTGCCGAGGCAAGGATCATCACAACTCCGACAGGGAGGGAACCATCGAATAGTAGATTCCAATTTCGTAAGGTGACACACAGAATCAAATTGACAACCACTATCAATAGACCGCCAATAGGCGTCCAAAAAATCAGTTTCTTCAAACTGATACCTCCCTGGGTGCACCAACGCAAACCGAAGCCAGAACGATTTTTCTCGGCGAATAGTAAAATTATACCACCGGCAATGTATCTGCTGCATATGTTCTCTATTGCACCGTTCCATTGAGGTGCAATGTAGAATAAGCCCGAGCCGACCCGCCCCCGGAGGGGGGCAGTTTGACGCTCGGACTCTTCCCCGAACCGGACTTGCGACTTTCACCGCATCCGGCTCTCCATTCAAAGTAGTTGTGTTTGCACGTATTAGGACGACCGGTTTGGTTACTTACGCATGCGCTGCTGTCGCATTTGCCTGTAGCATGAAACGCACGAGGCAACAAGATTGTCTGGTATCAATTCCCCTTGAGATGAGCGTTCTCCTGCTGTTTTTGGAAGGTAATGGACATGAACATTTCGGCGCATCAGCTTGCATCCACAGATACTACATCGGTTGTTCTGCCGTTGTATAATGTGCTGTCTGTAATGCCCCCAATTCTTGGACAGTCCATATAGCCTCTGAATGAATCTGGTCTGTTGTACCTTCATCGTTTCGCGGAGCTTTCGGTTTCCATCTAGCCATTCTCGGTCCTCGACTACATAGGGATTCTTTTGTGAGCACTTGTCTGGATACTCTATCTTGTAGAGTCCAAACTTATCGAGCATATGCACATTGCCGTCGCCATCTCTAAACCCAAAATTCTTCGCCGTGGACTTCCGGTGGTGCGGTAGATTAGCAGCCTCATTGTATCGGTATTGAAATCTCCGAGCCACAACACCTGGTGGTTCTCGTGTTCTCTGTTTAAGCCTGTGAAACACAAGCCACCAGAGATAGTAATCGAGGGTAAGGAAAGTGTCCTTTGCGTTCCCTCGTCGGAAGTATTCGGCAAATCCTCGAATCTTTTTGTTTAGGAGCGCAATGGCAGCTGTGCCAGGTGCTATTTGTAGTGCCTTCGAATCCTTAGCTAATGTGTCTCTGAACCGTTGAATCACTTTTCGACTCGGCTTGGCAAGAACTCGTGTCTTTCCTTGCCGCGTCCATCGTCGAATGTTGAATCCAAGGAAGTCGAACCCCTCATCTGCATGTGTGACGAGTGTCTTCTCTGGGGACAACTGGAGCCTGAGCTTCTCCTGAAGGAATTGTGCAATCTCTTCCTTCAGCAGTTCAGCGTGCTCCTTACTTCTACAGAGAATTACCGCATCATCTGCATACCGGACAATGTAGCAGGGGATTTTCGACTTACTCCGCTCGTAAGGTGAAAGAAACTCATACTTGCTTCCAATGAATCTGTCCAGCTCATTCAGATAAATATTTCCAAGAATTGGACTGATCACCCCGCCTTGCGGAGTACCCAGTTCAGTTTCCTCAAATTCTCCTTCGTAAATCAGTCCCGCTTTTAGCATGTTGCGGATGACTCGTGTGAGTCGGCGATCATGAATCGTCCGTCGCAAAAGGCTGAGCAGGATTTCGTGATCTACGTTGTCGAAGAATCCTTTAATATCGAGTTCGACGATCCATTCATAGCGGTGTCTGCCAATGAGAAAGCGGACTCTCTCAATGGCGTGGTGTGTGCCGCGAAATGGTCGGAACCCGTAACTGTGCGGGTGCTGCTTCCCTTCGTAGATGGGTTCCAGGATGCTGCGGACAACATCTTGGGCAACGCGGTCGACGATAGTGGGGATACCGAGCGGGCGCTTTTCCGTGGGCTTGTTAAGCTTCCGGATAAATACTCTTCGTACCGGGCTGGACATGTACGAACGGAGTACATGTTTGACTTCTTTCCGAAGTTGCTGCCTAGCTTCCTGCGTTGTGTAATCCTTCTTCGTCATGTTATCTACGCCGGATGTGTGCGCACCTGCGTTACTGAGGACGTTCTCAATCGATTGGTCAATCCAGACATTCCATCTCAGCAGATAATGCAGTCTTGAAAAAGGTCGTTGCTCCAAAGAATTTCGTGCAAGGCGCGTTTGTGTTTCGAACCTCTTTCTCTCCTGAATGGAGGATTGAGTGATGGTAGTAGAAATCGCAATCACTCCCTTTGAGGGAGTCCTACTTTACTTGCGCGCA
The Alicyclobacillus curvatus genome window above contains:
- the ltrA gene encoding group II intron reverse transcriptase/maturase, translating into MEQRPFSRLHYLLRWNVWIDQSIENVLSNAGAHTSGVDNMTKKDYTTQEARQQLRKEVKHVLRSYMSSPVRRVFIRKLNKPTEKRPLGIPTIVDRVAQDVVRSILEPIYEGKQHPHSYGFRPFRGTHHAIERVRFLIGRHRYEWIVELDIKGFFDNVDHEILLSLLRRTIHDRRLTRVIRNMLKAGLIYEGEFEETELGTPQGGVISPILGNIYLNELDRFIGSKYEFLSPYERSKSKIPCYIVRYADDAVILCRSKEHAELLKEEIAQFLQEKLRLQLSPEKTLVTHADEGFDFLGFNIRRWTRQGKTRVLAKPSRKVIQRFRDTLAKDSKALQIAPGTAAIALLNKKIRGFAEYFRRGNAKDTFLTLDYYLWWLVFHRLKQRTREPPGVVARRFQYRYNEAANLPHHRKSTAKNFGFRDGDGNVHMLDKFGLYKIEYPDKCSQKNPYVVEDREWLDGNRKLRETMKVQQTRFIQRLYGLSKNWGHYRQHIIQRQNNRCSICGCKLMRRNVHVHYLPKTAGERSSQGELIPDNLVASCVSCYRQMRQQRMRK